The following proteins come from a genomic window of Mariniflexile sp. TRM1-10:
- a CDS encoding porin family protein — protein MKTIFKIVCILTIALTSNAQTQKSNAGLKGGYNLAAVSFDGETETGQRHSFHIGFYGESFLSESVALQVELLYSQQGYELKDNGGTFTQKLDYVNMPLMLKLYPDEAFFLEVGPQVGLAVSHKEEFDSSFGLFDTSQEFDPQNFDWGMNFGAGFKTESGVSLGVRYHLGLGSVYDEGNPKNRVWQFSIGFDF, from the coding sequence ATGAAAACAATTTTCAAAATAGTATGTATCCTTACAATCGCATTAACATCAAATGCACAAACACAAAAATCCAACGCAGGACTTAAAGGTGGTTATAATTTGGCTGCAGTAAGTTTTGATGGTGAAACCGAAACCGGACAAAGACATTCGTTTCATATTGGTTTTTATGGCGAATCGTTTTTATCGGAAAGCGTGGCTCTGCAAGTAGAACTACTATACTCTCAACAGGGTTATGAATTAAAAGATAATGGGGGCACTTTCACCCAAAAATTAGACTATGTAAACATGCCATTAATGCTAAAACTTTACCCAGACGAAGCATTCTTTTTAGAAGTGGGTCCTCAAGTAGGATTAGCAGTCTCTCACAAAGAAGAATTTGATAGCAGTTTTGGATTATTTGATACCTCTCAAGAATTCGACCCACAAAATTTTGATTGGGGCATGAACTTTGGCGCTGGTTTTAAAACGGAATCTGGCGTGTCCTTAGGTGTTAGATACCATTTAGGGTTAGGTAGTGTTTACGATGAAGGCAATCCTAAAAACCGTGTTTGGCAATTCTCTATTGGGTTCGATTTTTAA
- a CDS encoding zinc metalloprotease: MKKIITLLLVFGFLVSCSKEDTADNENATNTKLANQKNTGSSSNDLLSDTTFKSMVIELVYVEGFEPTQSSINNFVSFLETRTFKPHGITVEKRAIASPGNAPYTNQEIITIEDANRTKYNTSSQIAVWAFFADGESANNTDSGMVLGTAYRNTSFVIYEETIQDLSNSPFEPNRTILETTVISHEFGHILGLTNLGANMVDNHEDTEHAKHCNVESCLMHWSVESGAGLDNLIGANSAPELDAQCIADLQANGGK; encoded by the coding sequence ATGAAAAAAATAATAACATTGCTATTGGTTTTTGGCTTTTTGGTTTCTTGTTCAAAAGAAGACACCGCTGATAACGAAAACGCAACCAACACTAAATTAGCTAATCAAAAAAACACGGGAAGCTCTTCAAACGATTTACTATCAGATACTACTTTTAAAAGTATGGTCATTGAATTGGTTTATGTTGAAGGTTTTGAACCCACCCAAAGCAGCATCAATAACTTTGTTAGTTTTTTAGAAACAAGAACGTTTAAACCTCATGGCATTACTGTTGAAAAAAGAGCCATTGCTTCTCCCGGAAACGCCCCATACACAAATCAAGAAATCATTACCATAGAAGATGCTAACCGTACTAAATACAACACAAGCAGTCAAATAGCCGTTTGGGCCTTTTTTGCAGATGGCGAATCTGCAAACAATACCGATTCGGGCATGGTTTTAGGAACGGCCTATAGAAACACGTCATTTGTAATTTATGAAGAAACTATTCAAGATTTAAGTAATAGCCCATTTGAACCCAACCGAACTATTTTAGAAACAACTGTAATCTCCCATGAATTTGGTCATATTTTAGGGCTCACCAATTTAGGGGCAAACATGGTAGACAATCATGAAGACACCGAACACGCTAAGCATTGTAATGTTGAAAGCTGCTTAATGCACTGGTCTGTCGAAAGCGGCGCTGGTTTAGATAATTTAATTGGTGCAAATTCCGCACCTGAGTTAGATGCCCAATGCATTGCCGATTTACAGGCGAATGGTGGTAAATAA
- a CDS encoding RNA polymerase sigma factor — MDENKLCEETYFNTFYLEHVQSASNFAYYKCGDKDGALDFVQDAFSKIWENCSKIDFTKAKTYLFTTINNLFLNTVKHNKVVLEYAKAAPYLDKTNESPEYIFEEEEFKKKLQDAISLLTESQREVFLLNRIEGKKYREIADLLDVSQKAVEKRMSGALKILREHIENI, encoded by the coding sequence ATGGATGAGAATAAACTTTGTGAAGAAACTTATTTTAATACTTTTTATTTAGAGCATGTGCAATCGGCAAGTAATTTTGCCTATTATAAATGTGGTGATAAAGATGGTGCTTTGGATTTTGTGCAGGATGCCTTTTCTAAAATTTGGGAAAATTGTTCTAAAATAGATTTCACAAAAGCTAAGACCTATTTATTTACTACCATTAATAATTTGTTTTTAAACACGGTTAAACATAATAAGGTCGTTTTGGAATATGCCAAAGCAGCACCTTATTTAGATAAAACAAACGAAAGCCCTGAATATATTTTTGAAGAAGAAGAATTTAAAAAGAAGTTACAAGATGCCATCTCATTATTAACTGAATCGCAACGCGAAGTGTTTTTATTAAATAGAATAGAAGGTAAGAAATATAGGGAAATTGCTGATTTATTAGATGTTTCCCAGAAAGCTGTAGAGAAAAGAATGTCTGGAGCTTTAAAAATATTGCGAGAACATATTGAAAATATTTAA
- a CDS encoding FecR family protein produces the protein MENENNILKWFDNELSKEQIQDLKQSENVETLEKIAFYAKQMQVPQVDAQKALAAFKERKLAKKEPKVIPLNFRAFLRIAAVLVVMLASSYFLFFNNNVSFETQIAQNETLTLPDNSEVILNAASKLKYNKKTWKDKRNLELDGEAFFKVSKGKKFTVTTDIGTVQVLGTQFNVKERDNYFEVQCYEGLVSVTFKDETVKLPKGKTFRVLNGSIQEVNDFNAENPSWMQAETSFEKIPLSQVIAEFERQYDLNVSLKEVDASQLFTGTFTHKDKNIALQSITIPLKLSYRIEGNQVTVYKYEK, from the coding sequence ATGGAAAACGAAAATAACATATTAAAGTGGTTTGATAACGAGCTTAGCAAGGAGCAAATTCAAGATTTAAAACAATCTGAAAATGTTGAAACCCTTGAGAAAATAGCTTTTTATGCCAAACAAATGCAAGTGCCTCAGGTAGATGCGCAAAAAGCATTGGCAGCTTTTAAAGAAAGAAAGCTTGCTAAAAAAGAGCCTAAAGTAATTCCTCTTAATTTTAGAGCTTTTTTAAGAATAGCTGCTGTGTTGGTGGTGATGCTTGCATCGTCTTACTTCCTGTTTTTTAATAATAATGTGTCTTTTGAAACCCAAATTGCACAAAATGAAACTTTAACGTTACCCGATAATTCCGAAGTCATTTTAAATGCCGCATCAAAATTAAAATACAACAAAAAAACTTGGAAAGATAAACGAAACCTGGAGTTAGATGGTGAAGCCTTTTTTAAAGTAAGTAAAGGAAAAAAGTTTACCGTAACAACCGATATAGGAACGGTTCAGGTTTTAGGTACCCAGTTTAATGTAAAGGAACGTGACAATTATTTTGAAGTGCAATGTTATGAAGGCTTGGTGAGTGTTACTTTTAAAGACGAAACGGTAAAACTTCCTAAAGGAAAAACGTTTAGGGTTCTAAATGGAAGTATTCAGGAAGTGAATGATTTTAACGCGGAAAACCCCTCTTGGATGCAAGCTGAGACCAGTTTTGAAAAGATTCCATTAAGTCAAGTAATAGCCGAATTTGAAAGACAGTATGATCTAAATGTGTCTTTAAAAGAAGTGGATGCTTCTCAATTATTCACAGGTACTTTTACCCATAAAGACAAAAATATAGCATTGCAATCAATCACTATTCCTTTAAAACTAAGTTATCGAATAGAAGGTAATCAAGTAACGGTGTACAAATATGAAAAATAA
- a CDS encoding TonB-dependent receptor — MKNNKCIIYIVLFVVNFCFAQNNSNKKPLTEIIEAIEQKFDVKFSYAFDDVVHVFVEQPAPEFDLQETIAYLNSKTLLNFKTLDNRYITVSVIEKTISICGFVFASEEKEALFGASVAINNTNKGVITNEGGNFQLDEVPLNAIITISYLGYKSQELNAKQFFSEANNCKQILLVENKEELNQVLITKFLTTGFQKLLDGSTVLNTKAFGILPGLTDPDILQSIQVLPGVESADESIANINVRGGTNDQNLMFWDGIKMYHSGHFFGLISAYNPNLTNKVIVTKNGTSSEFSDGVSSTINMFTKNELTGKFSGGAGANLISADAFLEIPITRKIELHISGRRSITDVFGTPTYDNYFDRSFQDSDIKTNDEPIENQTTTSDFVFYDYTAKVLFDLNDHHKFRANVIGIDNNLDYYERITNSSETESKSSNLAQKNMGFGGHWMANWSPKLRTHFTTYYSKYNVDANDYRIESDQLLTQKNEVLETGFKLNTYYKLTDFLTLLNGYQFNETGILNNTSVSSPSYDKTKKDVLLNHALYTQAEYKRAGTFFRIGVRANYFQKFKKLLIEPRLNLRQKLSNQLAVKLEGEFKNQSATQIIDFQDDFLGVENRRWILANEKNSSDPNDRNIPISESKQGSFGLEFNQNNLSMDVTGFYKTVEGITASNQGFYNNFQYINAIGDYTVKGLEFLANKTTNNFSTWVSYTYSINDYKFETFTPSVFPNNVDIRHSISLGFNYDILENLKISVGGVWRSGRPYTSPVEGNETVQSGNTTYVNYDTPNSKNLDEFKRLDASLSYKFNIYQSTNASLKIGVINITDTKNIINRYYKVNPNDSNATIQINNASLSLTPNVSFRVNF; from the coding sequence ATGAAAAATAATAAATGTATTATTTACATAGTTCTATTTGTCGTTAATTTCTGTTTTGCCCAAAATAATTCAAACAAAAAACCGCTTACGGAAATAATAGAGGCAATAGAACAAAAATTTGATGTCAAGTTTTCGTATGCTTTTGATGATGTTGTTCATGTGTTTGTTGAGCAGCCAGCACCTGAGTTTGACCTGCAAGAAACCATAGCATATCTTAATTCTAAAACCTTATTAAATTTTAAAACTTTAGATAACAGGTATATTACCGTATCTGTTATAGAAAAAACCATTTCTATCTGTGGTTTTGTGTTTGCTTCAGAAGAAAAAGAAGCATTATTTGGAGCTTCCGTAGCCATTAATAATACTAATAAAGGCGTAATTACTAATGAAGGTGGCAACTTTCAGTTGGATGAAGTGCCTCTAAATGCCATTATTACTATTTCGTATCTCGGGTATAAAAGTCAAGAATTAAATGCAAAACAATTCTTTTCAGAAGCCAATAATTGCAAACAAATTCTTTTAGTTGAAAATAAAGAAGAATTAAACCAAGTCCTTATAACCAAGTTCTTAACCACAGGTTTTCAAAAGCTATTGGATGGAAGTACGGTTTTAAATACAAAAGCATTTGGGATTTTACCAGGTTTAACAGATCCCGATATTTTGCAATCCATACAGGTGCTTCCAGGAGTTGAAAGTGCCGATGAGAGTATTGCTAATATTAATGTGAGAGGTGGTACTAACGACCAAAACCTGATGTTTTGGGATGGGATTAAAATGTATCATTCTGGGCATTTTTTTGGGTTGATTTCGGCTTATAACCCCAATCTTACCAATAAGGTTATTGTAACTAAAAACGGTACAAGTAGTGAGTTTAGTGATGGTGTGTCAAGCACTATCAACATGTTTACTAAAAACGAGTTAACGGGTAAATTTTCCGGTGGGGCAGGTGCGAACTTAATAAGTGCCGATGCTTTTTTAGAAATCCCTATTACCAGAAAAATAGAACTTCATATTTCTGGTCGAAGATCTATTACAGATGTTTTTGGTACACCAACGTATGATAATTATTTTGATAGAAGTTTTCAGGATAGTGATATAAAAACCAACGACGAGCCTATAGAAAACCAAACCACAACATCAGATTTTGTGTTTTATGATTACACGGCTAAAGTGTTATTCGATTTAAACGACCATCATAAATTTAGAGCTAATGTTATTGGTATTGATAATAACTTAGATTATTATGAGCGTATCACCAACAGTAGTGAAACCGAATCTAAGTCAAGCAATTTAGCTCAAAAAAACATGGGATTTGGCGGTCATTGGATGGCTAATTGGAGTCCTAAATTAAGGACCCATTTTACTACGTATTATTCAAAATACAATGTAGATGCCAATGATTATAGAATTGAATCGGACCAGTTGCTCACCCAGAAAAACGAAGTATTGGAAACTGGTTTTAAGCTTAACACTTATTACAAACTAACTGATTTTTTAACCCTTTTAAACGGTTATCAATTTAATGAAACAGGGATACTAAATAATACATCGGTATCAAGTCCCTCATACGATAAAACTAAAAAAGATGTATTGTTAAATCATGCCTTGTATACACAAGCGGAGTATAAACGAGCTGGTACTTTTTTTAGAATTGGAGTGAGGGCCAATTATTTTCAGAAATTTAAAAAGTTATTAATAGAACCTAGATTGAATCTAAGGCAAAAGTTATCAAATCAATTAGCTGTAAAATTAGAGGGCGAATTTAAAAACCAATCGGCAACACAAATAATTGATTTCCAAGATGATTTTTTAGGCGTTGAAAACAGGCGATGGATTTTGGCCAACGAGAAAAATTCATCTGATCCAAACGATAGAAATATACCGATTTCAGAAAGCAAACAAGGATCTTTTGGGCTTGAGTTCAATCAAAATAATTTAAGCATGGATGTTACTGGGTTTTATAAAACGGTTGAAGGTATTACGGCAAGCAATCAAGGGTTTTATAATAACTTTCAATACATCAATGCCATTGGTGATTATACCGTGAAAGGTCTGGAATTTTTAGCTAATAAAACAACCAATAATTTTAGTACATGGGTAAGTTATACGTATTCAATTAATGACTATAAGTTTGAAACTTTCACGCCATCGGTATTTCCAAACAATGTAGATATTAGACATTCCATTTCCTTAGGATTTAACTATGATATTTTGGAAAACTTAAAAATATCGGTTGGAGGTGTTTGGCGTTCTGGACGACCCTATACATCGCCAGTAGAAGGTAATGAAACTGTTCAATCAGGAAATACGACCTATGTAAACTACGATACACCCAATAGCAAAAACCTTGATGAGTTTAAACGATTGGATGCGTCTTTAAGTTATAAGTTTAATATTTACCAATCAACTAATGCCTCTTTAAAGATTGGTGTAATTAATATCACTGATACTAAAAACATAATAAATCGTTATTATAAAGTAAACCCAAACGATTCTAATGCTACCATTCAAATAAATAATGCTTCCTTAAGCCTAACCCCGAACGTGAGCTTTAGAGTTAATTTTTAA
- a CDS encoding DUF6588 family protein has protein sequence MRKICLLILLCLATISSRAQDIDALLAAGVKNAERFANDYLAPGTNGLMHSMNANWFNTADVKPLGGFEISIIANAAAVKDEHKSFLMNIADYNSDPDQDFTVEFADGVASKKVASALGENNPDIDIIVRYEDEILGEQEERITLPSGIGSASANLLPTAFIQGALGLSKGIEIKARFVPKIDTEDVALSMYGAGLQVEFTKWLPADKVLPVAVSGLVAYTHLDGSYDLTDSSGINGDNQRLENGTNTWLFQLIASTKLPVINFYGGIGYIKGKSESDLLGTYIVSDGPLFSQTITDPFSVSSEVSSVRGTLGTKLKLGFFRLNAEYHLSEFNAFSVGINFGFR, from the coding sequence ATGAGAAAAATTTGCCTACTTATATTGTTGTGTCTAGCAACAATTTCTTCAAGAGCTCAAGATATAGATGCACTTTTAGCTGCAGGAGTAAAAAATGCTGAGCGTTTTGCAAACGATTATTTAGCGCCAGGAACCAATGGTTTAATGCACAGTATGAATGCCAACTGGTTTAATACAGCCGATGTAAAGCCATTGGGAGGTTTTGAGATTTCGATTATAGCTAATGCGGCAGCCGTAAAGGATGAGCATAAATCATTTTTAATGAATATAGCAGATTATAACAGTGATCCAGATCAAGATTTTACTGTAGAATTTGCCGATGGGGTCGCTTCAAAAAAAGTAGCTTCAGCATTGGGAGAAAATAATCCTGACATAGATATTATTGTTAGGTATGAAGATGAAATCTTAGGAGAGCAAGAAGAAAGAATAACCTTGCCTAGTGGGATTGGTTCTGCCAGTGCTAATTTGTTGCCTACAGCTTTTATACAAGGAGCGCTAGGGTTAAGCAAAGGGATAGAAATAAAGGCACGATTTGTTCCTAAAATTGATACAGAAGATGTCGCTTTAAGCATGTACGGTGCAGGTTTGCAAGTAGAATTTACTAAATGGTTGCCTGCCGATAAAGTATTACCAGTGGCTGTTTCAGGATTGGTTGCTTATACGCATTTAGATGGCAGTTACGATTTAACGGATTCTTCGGGGATAAACGGTGATAATCAAAGACTTGAAAATGGTACGAACACTTGGTTGTTTCAACTTATAGCTTCAACAAAATTGCCTGTTATTAATTTTTATGGAGGTATTGGTTATATCAAAGGAAAGTCTGAATCCGATTTATTAGGAACATACATTGTTTCCGACGGCCCTTTGTTTTCTCAAACAATTACCGACCCATTCTCTGTTTCAAGTGAAGTGTCTTCAGTTAGAGGTACTCTGGGAACCAAGTTGAAATTAGGGTTTTTTAGATTGAATGCCGAATATCATTTATCTGAATTCAATGCCTTTTCTGTTGGTATAAATTTTGGGTTTAGATAA
- the mdh gene encoding malate dehydrogenase, which produces MKVTVVGAGAVGASCAEYIAIKNFASEVVLLDIKEGYAEGKAMDLMQTASLNGFDTKITGITNDYSKTANSDVCVITSGIPRKPGMTREELIGINAGIVKTVSSSLIEFSPKTIIIVVSNPMDTMTYLVHKSTNLPKNKIIGMGGALDSARFKYRLAEALGGPISDVDGMVIGGHSDTGMIPLTRLATRNGVPVSEFLSEDRLDQVKEETKVGGATLTKLLGTSAWYAPGAAVSGMVHAIACDTKKVFPCSTLLEGEYGFNDICLGVPVVLGKNGIEEIVNIVLNDAEKATMVESAQGVKAVNDLL; this is translated from the coding sequence ATGAAAGTAACAGTAGTAGGTGCAGGAGCAGTAGGCGCAAGTTGTGCAGAGTATATTGCCATTAAAAATTTCGCTTCAGAAGTTGTTTTATTAGACATTAAAGAAGGCTATGCCGAAGGTAAAGCTATGGATTTAATGCAAACAGCTTCATTAAATGGTTTCGATACCAAAATAACGGGTATCACAAACGATTATAGCAAAACAGCAAATAGTGATGTTTGTGTAATAACTTCTGGTATTCCACGTAAACCGGGAATGACACGCGAAGAATTAATTGGTATCAATGCAGGAATTGTTAAAACTGTTTCTTCAAGCTTAATTGAATTTTCTCCAAAAACAATCATTATTGTGGTGAGTAACCCAATGGATACTATGACTTATTTGGTACACAAATCTACCAACTTACCAAAAAACAAAATTATTGGTATGGGTGGTGCTTTAGATTCTGCACGTTTTAAATACAGATTGGCAGAAGCTTTAGGTGGTCCAATTAGCGATGTAGATGGTATGGTGATTGGTGGACATAGTGATACAGGGATGATTCCTTTAACGCGTTTAGCTACTAGAAATGGCGTACCTGTTTCAGAATTTTTAAGTGAAGATAGATTAGACCAAGTAAAAGAAGAAACTAAAGTTGGTGGTGCTACACTTACTAAATTGTTAGGTACTTCTGCATGGTATGCACCGGGAGCTGCTGTATCTGGAATGGTTCATGCGATTGCTTGCGATACTAAAAAAGTATTTCCTTGTTCAACGTTGTTGGAAGGTGAATATGGTTTTAATGATATTTGTCTTGGTGTACCAGTAGTTTTAGGGAAAAATGGTATTGAGGAAATTGTTAATATCGTTTTAAATGATGCTGAAAAAGCAACTATGGTAGAAAGTGCACAAGGAGTAAAAGCTGTTAACGATTTATTGTAG
- the secDF gene encoding protein translocase subunit SecDF, protein MQNKGLVKLFAVLFGLVSIYQLSFTFKANQIEKTAQEVAINKIPESEPDYRAKRSIEEANYLQSIATDTVFNIGIAKFTYNDVKEKAMNLGLDLKGGINVILQVSVKDILKGLANNTKNPVFNKALNDAETLQKNSQNTYLEDFFIAFDKIKGDTKLASPDIFYTKALDGEIEGNMSDDEVKKVISTKIDESIVSAFEVLRKRIDEFGVTSPNIQRLGSSGRILVELPGVKDIERATSLLQSTAQLEFWDAYKGELFFEFLAQANEVLKETAEVEKDTLDTEPQDEENATESTIDALLGEAATDSTAVKTVEPLISLIRGYGYQGGPVIARFEIKDKEKVLNYLNSPKVRALLPAEMRYAKFAFGKPEKDSEIVDLYALVGNRDNIPQLSGAVVTDARNDFSQTNKPTVSMQMNAKGAKIWEEMTGKAYAQGSQIAIVLDNVVYSAPGVTTGPISGGSSEISGNFTLNEAVDLANVLRAGKLPASADIIQSEVVGPSLGQEAIDSGSMSFMIALVLVLVWMVLYYGKAGGFADVAMILNILLIFGILSGLGAVLTLPGIAGIVLTIGMSVDANVIIFERIREEIAKGKGQKEAIQDGFSNALSSIIDANITTGLTALILFIFGTGPIKGFATTLLIGIGTSLFTAIFITRLLVDWYVNKGGKLEFSTPLTKNLFRNLSIEFLKKRKIAYIISGAFILVSLGSLFTNSLDQGVDFVGGRTYQVRFPQDVSASEITATLVGAFGSADAKTFGDANQLKITTKYKVNESGSEVDEAIRKTLYTTLQPHLEGQSYDDFINESEGKSVGLMKYYKVSPTIADDIKQASFWAILGSLIVVFLYILLRFKKWQFSLGAVAAVFHDVLIVLGVFSLTYKFMPFSMEIDQAFIAAILTVIGYSLNDTVIVFDRIREYVNEHTTWNFDKIVDVSLSSTLGRTLNTSLTTLVVLLAIFTFGGDSIRGFMFALIVGIVVGTYSSLFIATPLMYDTIKRGEDKKKVKE, encoded by the coding sequence ATGCAAAACAAAGGACTCGTAAAATTATTTGCCGTTTTGTTTGGTTTGGTAAGTATTTACCAATTATCATTCACATTCAAGGCAAATCAAATAGAAAAAACTGCTCAAGAAGTAGCCATTAACAAAATTCCAGAATCTGAGCCAGATTATCGCGCAAAGCGAAGTATCGAAGAAGCGAATTACTTGCAATCTATAGCTACAGATACTGTATTTAATATTGGTATTGCAAAATTCACATACAATGATGTGAAAGAAAAAGCCATGAATTTAGGCCTTGATTTAAAAGGTGGTATTAACGTTATTCTTCAGGTTTCTGTAAAAGACATCTTAAAAGGATTGGCTAATAATACTAAAAATCCTGTATTCAATAAGGCCTTGAATGATGCCGAAACGCTTCAAAAAAATAGTCAAAATACCTATTTAGAAGATTTTTTCATTGCATTTGATAAAATTAAAGGCGACACCAAATTAGCGTCTCCAGATATATTTTATACCAAAGCTTTAGATGGCGAGATTGAAGGAAACATGTCTGACGATGAAGTTAAAAAAGTCATCAGTACAAAAATAGACGAATCTATCGTTTCTGCTTTCGAAGTATTACGTAAACGTATTGATGAGTTTGGTGTAACATCACCAAACATTCAGCGTTTAGGATCTTCTGGTCGTATTTTAGTAGAATTACCAGGTGTTAAAGATATTGAACGTGCTACAAGTTTACTTCAAAGTACAGCGCAATTAGAGTTTTGGGATGCTTATAAAGGTGAGCTATTTTTCGAATTTTTAGCACAAGCTAACGAGGTTTTAAAAGAAACTGCTGAGGTTGAAAAAGACACGCTTGATACGGAACCTCAAGATGAAGAAAATGCAACGGAATCAACGATCGATGCCCTTTTAGGAGAAGCTGCTACCGATTCTACAGCTGTAAAAACAGTTGAGCCACTTATTAGTTTAATTCGTGGTTATGGTTACCAAGGTGGACCAGTTATTGCACGGTTTGAAATTAAGGATAAAGAAAAAGTTCTTAACTATTTAAACTCACCAAAAGTACGTGCGTTACTTCCTGCCGAAATGCGTTATGCCAAATTTGCTTTCGGGAAACCAGAAAAAGATAGCGAAATAGTAGATCTATATGCTTTAGTGGGTAATAGAGATAACATACCACAATTAAGTGGTGCTGTTGTAACAGATGCACGAAACGATTTTAGTCAAACGAATAAGCCAACGGTATCTATGCAAATGAATGCAAAAGGTGCTAAAATTTGGGAAGAAATGACTGGTAAAGCATATGCTCAAGGTAGTCAAATAGCCATTGTTTTGGATAACGTTGTGTATTCTGCCCCAGGTGTAACTACAGGGCCCATTTCTGGTGGAAGTTCAGAAATTTCAGGAAACTTTACATTAAACGAAGCTGTCGATTTAGCCAACGTACTACGTGCGGGTAAATTACCGGCATCTGCAGATATTATTCAAAGTGAAGTTGTAGGGCCATCATTAGGACAGGAAGCTATTGATAGTGGTAGCATGTCTTTCATGATTGCTTTAGTATTAGTATTGGTTTGGATGGTGCTTTATTACGGAAAAGCAGGTGGTTTTGCCGATGTTGCCATGATTTTAAATATCTTATTAATCTTTGGTATTTTATCGGGCTTAGGAGCCGTATTAACCTTGCCAGGTATTGCGGGTATCGTACTTACCATAGGTATGTCGGTGGATGCGAACGTTATTATTTTTGAGCGTATACGTGAGGAAATAGCCAAAGGTAAAGGACAAAAAGAAGCTATTCAAGACGGATTTAGTAATGCGCTTTCATCTATTATAGATGCCAACATAACGACAGGTCTAACCGCTTTAATTTTGTTTATTTTCGGTACTGGCCCAATTAAAGGATTTGCTACGACCTTATTAATTGGTATTGGCACCTCTTTATTTACGGCTATTTTTATTACCAGATTGTTAGTTGATTGGTATGTAAACAAAGGTGGTAAGTTAGAGTTCTCTACACCTCTTACAAAAAATCTATTCAGAAATTTAAGTATCGAATTCTTAAAGAAACGTAAAATTGCTTACATTATTTCTGGTGCATTTATTTTAGTAAGTTTAGGCTCTTTATTTACAAATAGTTTAGATCAAGGTGTTGATTTTGTTGGAGGTAGAACATATCAAGTACGTTTCCCACAAGACGTTAGTGCTTCGGAAATCACCGCTACTTTAGTAGGTGCTTTTGGTAGTGCCGATGCTAAAACATTTGGTGATGCAAATCAGTTAAAAATCACAACTAAATATAAAGTAAATGAATCTGGTTCTGAAGTTGATGAAGCGATCAGAAAAACGCTTTATACCACATTACAACCACATTTGGAAGGTCAGTCTTATGATGATTTTATTAACGAATCTGAAGGTAAGTCAGTTGGTTTAATGAAATACTACAAAGTAAGTCCAACCATTGCTGATGATATTAAGCAAGCATCTTTTTGGGCAATTTTAGGCTCTTTAATTGTAGTGTTCCTTTATATTTTATTGCGTTTCAAGAAATGGCAATTCTCGTTAGGTGCTGTTGCGGCAGTATTCCATGATGTGCTAATTGTGTTAGGTGTGTTCTCATTAACATACAAGTTTATGCCATTCAGTATGGAAATAGACCAAGCATTTATTGCGGCGATATTAACGGTTATTGGTTATTCGTTAAACGATACCGTAATTGTGTTCGATAGAATTAGGGAATATGTAAACGAGCACACTACATGGAATTTCGATAAAATTGTAGATGTGTCGTTAAGCAGTACCTTAGGAAGAACTTTAAATACATCATTGACCACATTGGTAGTATTATTAGCCATCTTTACTTTTGGTGGGGATTCCATAAGAGGCTTTATGTTCGCCTTAATAGTGGGTATTGTAGTAGGTACTTACTCATCGTTATTTATTGCAACACCTTTAATGTACGATACCATAAAAAGAGGTGAAGACAAAAAGAAAGTAAAAGAATAA